The following are encoded in a window of Nibricoccus aquaticus genomic DNA:
- a CDS encoding acetyl-CoA hydrolase/transferase family protein, whose product MPLPCPTSAPSASAQFPVLTAPEAAALIQHGDTLGFSGFTPAGTPKAVSRALALRAQAEHAAGNPFQVGVVTGASTGPSVDGALAAANAISFRTPYQSDPNLRQRINSGETHFFDMHLSMLPQNVRYGFLGKFSWAIIEASDVTADGQIVLTSAVGAAPTFCRVADRIIIELNRHHPAALRGFHDIYEPVDPPHRSFIPVFSPSDRAGTPYIRVDPKKIAGVVFTDLPDETAGFEDPTPVTTQIGQNVANFLASELRRGAIPPSFLPLQSGVGNIANAVLGSLGAHPDIPKFSMYTEVIQDSVIELMRSGKIEFASGVSLTVSPTVLASIYKDLPAFRSRLLLRPQEISNHPEVVRRLGLISINTAIEADLFGNINSTHILGRNLVNGIGGSGDFTRNAFLSIFTCPSTAKGGKISTIVPLVSHMDHSEHSVQILVTEQGVADLRGKDPCERMHLIIEKCAHPDFRDELRRYAKLSEGGHTPQTLANAFAMHQQLLRTGSMRGVTWNE is encoded by the coding sequence ATGCCCCTTCCCTGCCCCACGTCCGCTCCATCTGCGTCTGCGCAGTTCCCTGTTCTGACAGCGCCCGAAGCCGCCGCCCTCATCCAGCACGGCGACACCCTTGGCTTCAGCGGTTTCACGCCCGCCGGCACCCCCAAGGCCGTCTCCCGCGCCCTCGCTCTCCGCGCCCAGGCCGAGCACGCCGCCGGCAACCCCTTCCAGGTCGGCGTCGTCACCGGCGCCTCCACCGGCCCCTCCGTCGACGGCGCCCTCGCCGCCGCCAACGCCATCTCCTTCCGCACCCCCTACCAGTCCGACCCCAACCTCCGTCAGCGTATCAACTCAGGCGAGACGCACTTCTTCGACATGCACCTCAGCATGCTCCCGCAGAACGTCCGCTACGGCTTCCTCGGCAAATTCTCCTGGGCCATCATCGAAGCCTCCGACGTCACCGCCGACGGCCAGATCGTGCTCACCTCCGCCGTCGGCGCCGCTCCCACCTTCTGCCGCGTCGCCGACCGCATCATCATCGAACTCAACCGCCATCACCCCGCCGCCCTCCGCGGCTTCCACGACATCTACGAACCCGTCGATCCTCCGCACCGCAGCTTCATCCCCGTTTTCTCCCCCTCCGACCGCGCCGGCACTCCCTACATCCGCGTCGACCCCAAAAAAATCGCCGGCGTCGTCTTCACCGACCTCCCCGACGAAACCGCCGGCTTCGAAGACCCCACACCCGTCACCACTCAGATCGGCCAAAACGTCGCCAACTTCCTCGCCTCCGAACTCCGCCGCGGCGCGATCCCTCCCTCATTCCTGCCCCTTCAATCCGGCGTCGGCAACATCGCCAACGCCGTCCTCGGCTCCCTCGGCGCCCACCCCGACATCCCCAAATTCAGTATGTACACCGAGGTCATCCAGGACTCGGTCATCGAGCTCATGCGCAGCGGCAAAATCGAATTCGCCAGCGGCGTCTCCCTCACCGTCAGCCCCACTGTCCTCGCCTCCATCTACAAAGACCTCCCCGCCTTCCGCTCGCGACTCCTTCTGCGTCCGCAAGAAATCTCCAATCACCCCGAAGTCGTCCGCCGCCTCGGCCTCATCTCCATCAACACCGCCATAGAGGCCGACCTCTTCGGCAACATCAACAGCACCCACATCCTCGGCCGCAACCTCGTCAACGGCATCGGCGGCTCCGGCGACTTCACCCGCAACGCATTCCTCTCCATCTTCACCTGTCCGTCCACCGCCAAAGGTGGCAAGATCAGCACCATCGTCCCGCTCGTCTCCCACATGGACCACAGCGAACACTCCGTGCAGATCCTCGTCACCGAGCAAGGCGTCGCCGACCTTCGAGGCAAAGATCCCTGCGAACGCATGCACCTCATCATCGAGAAATGCGCGCATCCGGATTTTCGCGACGAGCTCCGCCGCTACGCGAAACTCTCCGAAGGCGGCCACACCCCGCAGACCCTCGCCAACGCCTTCGCCATGCACCAGCAACTCCTCCGCACCGGCTCCATGCGCGGCGTCACCTGGAACGAATAA
- the mdoH gene encoding glucans biosynthesis glucosyltransferase MdoH, protein MRIVSNDFIDRPRLARRRRTFFTAVFILTSLATWFMADLLWQDGGQLSVLEWTLLGLFVLLFTHIAIGFVTALLGFYVVNRGGDSRQITSTVKPGEEVPLASTAVIMPVFNEDVSRVFEGMRVIFRSLEETKKLEHFDFFMLSDSNQPNQWIQEEVAWVELCKQVSGFGKIFYRKRRQQINKKAGNVADFLRRWGKSYRYMVVLDADSIMTGEALVKLVATMEKNPGVGIIQTAPRLVNGETLYSRLQQFANRLYSPIFLAGLNYWQQYDGNYWGHNAVIRVQPFIDHCALPDLPGSEPFGGRILSHDFVEAALMRKAGWAVWLASDIDGTYEEGPPTLIESAKRDRRWCQGNMQHSWLLAAKGFRPINRFHLGMGVMAYVSSPLWLFFLVLSTIHVFDLVRSPAHGAALEIQTSFFGYIIAVPEAFTLFVFTMLLLFLPKIIGVILTVQDKKQAERFGGPGAVVLSALIENAFSALLAPVNMLFNSKFVVYTLLGQGVSWVTQKRGSDDDDTDWREAIITHSPHILFGVVWGVSSYIISPAFFWWLSPVLAGLVLSIPISIALSKVSLGQKARQWKIFLTPEETQPPYELRRLRQNLAECYKHMRPIESLRADYGMLQAVLDPYVNAVHVSLLRQRRPSEESRDYFAQLRMRLLREGPAGFTTKEKMALLLDADSMIWLHRELWCMPSQGLAEWWRLAVRQYNVLTAAPITALYR, encoded by the coding sequence ATGCGCATCGTCTCGAACGATTTTATTGACCGCCCCCGGCTCGCTCGCCGTCGCCGCACGTTCTTCACAGCGGTTTTCATCCTGACCAGCCTGGCCACGTGGTTCATGGCCGATTTGCTCTGGCAGGATGGCGGACAGCTGAGCGTGCTGGAGTGGACGCTGCTCGGACTGTTCGTGCTGCTTTTCACGCACATCGCGATCGGTTTCGTCACGGCACTGCTCGGGTTTTATGTTGTGAATCGCGGTGGTGACAGCCGTCAGATCACGAGCACGGTGAAGCCCGGCGAAGAAGTGCCGCTGGCCAGCACTGCAGTGATTATGCCGGTGTTTAACGAAGACGTGAGCCGTGTGTTCGAGGGTATGCGCGTGATCTTTCGTTCGCTGGAGGAGACTAAGAAATTAGAGCACTTCGATTTTTTCATGCTCAGCGATTCCAATCAGCCGAATCAATGGATTCAGGAGGAAGTCGCCTGGGTGGAGCTCTGCAAACAGGTCAGTGGATTCGGGAAAATTTTTTACCGGAAAAGACGCCAGCAAATAAACAAGAAGGCCGGTAACGTAGCCGATTTCCTGCGACGCTGGGGCAAAAGCTACCGCTATATGGTCGTGCTCGATGCCGACAGCATCATGACGGGCGAGGCGCTCGTGAAGCTCGTCGCCACGATGGAGAAGAACCCCGGCGTGGGTATCATCCAGACCGCGCCGCGACTGGTGAATGGCGAGACGCTTTACTCCCGCCTGCAACAGTTCGCCAATCGACTCTACAGCCCGATCTTCCTCGCCGGGCTTAATTACTGGCAGCAGTACGACGGCAACTATTGGGGCCACAATGCCGTGATCCGTGTGCAGCCATTCATCGATCACTGCGCGCTCCCGGATCTCCCAGGTAGTGAGCCTTTCGGCGGGCGCATCTTGAGTCATGACTTCGTCGAGGCTGCTCTTATGCGAAAGGCCGGCTGGGCAGTCTGGCTGGCAAGCGACATTGATGGCACTTACGAAGAAGGCCCCCCGACATTGATCGAGAGCGCCAAACGCGATCGCCGCTGGTGCCAGGGAAACATGCAGCATAGTTGGCTGCTCGCAGCCAAAGGCTTTCGGCCGATCAACCGGTTCCATTTGGGTATGGGCGTCATGGCGTATGTATCGTCGCCGCTGTGGCTCTTTTTTTTGGTGCTGAGCACGATTCACGTGTTCGATCTCGTGCGCAGCCCGGCGCATGGAGCCGCGCTTGAGATTCAGACCTCATTCTTTGGATACATCATTGCCGTGCCTGAGGCATTCACGCTGTTCGTCTTCACGATGCTCCTGCTCTTTTTGCCCAAAATCATCGGCGTCATACTGACTGTGCAGGACAAAAAGCAGGCGGAACGTTTTGGCGGCCCGGGCGCTGTCGTGCTGAGCGCGCTGATTGAAAACGCATTCTCGGCGCTGCTCGCGCCGGTGAACATGCTATTCAACAGCAAATTCGTCGTGTACACGCTGCTGGGACAGGGCGTCTCGTGGGTCACACAGAAACGTGGCAGCGACGATGACGACACGGACTGGCGCGAGGCGATCATCACGCATTCGCCGCACATCCTCTTCGGCGTCGTCTGGGGCGTCTCGTCGTACATCATCTCCCCCGCGTTTTTCTGGTGGCTAAGCCCTGTGCTTGCCGGGCTTGTGCTTTCCATTCCGATCTCGATCGCGTTGAGCAAAGTCAGTCTCGGCCAAAAGGCCCGTCAGTGGAAAATTTTCCTGACTCCCGAAGAAACGCAGCCGCCTTACGAGTTGCGCCGCCTTCGCCAGAATCTGGCCGAATGCTACAAACATATGCGCCCGATTGAGTCGTTGCGCGCAGACTACGGGATGCTCCAAGCCGTGCTCGATCCCTACGTGAATGCCGTGCATGTTTCACTTCTTCGGCAGCGCCGGCCGAGTGAAGAATCGCGGGATTACTTCGCGCAGCTACGCATGCGGCTACTCAGGGAGGGCCCTGCTGGATTCACCACAAAAGAGAAAATGGCGCTGCTGCTCGATGCCGATTCGATGATCTGGCTGCACCGCGAACTCTGGTGCATGCCGAGCCAGGGATTGGCCGAGTGGTGGAGGCTCGCCGTGCGACAATACAACGTATTGACCGCCGCGCCCATCACCGCGCTCTATCGCTAG
- the malQ gene encoding 4-alpha-glucanotransferase, translated as MRQRFKFSPEGNRAIAGKKSQTKVDGVAKISRNRARFGAHRSGHCAFSLRNIPRHHSACFAENCAPSSILSAIDFKPSLWPCGGSRMNAAFNGVNAFRRRFSVEIATERRCIRRNVQELDQPAGQSLLMSAISNKSLLRTINIMSNISSPLFSWLKCRSVGVLMHPTSLPGAQGIGVLNSAVDDWLELLAAAGIRYWQVCPLGPTGYGDSPYQCFSAFAGNPYLIDLNALVRAELLSDADLAPLTALPRDHVDFGWLYVTKWPALFRAYTNFKTKPSQPLPYGDFERFRAEQRDWLEPFGLFQALKDHHHPKPWWEWPDSVRFFKKAQSSRLPDSVYERAEAHAFFQYLFFGQWREVRQKAQRLGIEIIGDAPIFVARDSADVWSNPELFQIDRTSGQPVFVAGVPPDYFSADGQLWGNPLYAWESHALDGYRWWLSRLRTNFQVCDVLRIDHFRAFDTYWSIPAIAKTAKTGSWKPGPGTAFFQAIKEAMPDARLIAEDLGELMPSVVDLREATGLPGMAILQFAFGGDAQNAYLPHNQRANSVVYPGTHDNDATLGWYHSTDEKTRDHVRRYFRVSGAEAGWDFIRASYASVANLAVIPLQDLLSLGAEARFNTPGVAAGNWQWRYQTAQLSALRSQSADYLMELGVLYGRTSEAKS; from the coding sequence ATGCGTCAACGATTCAAATTCAGTCCCGAGGGCAATCGAGCCATCGCCGGCAAAAAGAGCCAGACGAAGGTTGATGGCGTCGCGAAGATCAGTCGAAACCGTGCTAGATTCGGTGCGCATAGAAGTGGGCATTGTGCTTTCAGTTTAAGGAATATCCCGAGGCATCACTCCGCATGCTTTGCCGAAAACTGCGCACCTTCCTCAATTTTGTCGGCGATAGATTTCAAGCCGTCACTTTGGCCGTGTGGCGGATCGCGCATGAATGCAGCTTTTAATGGCGTGAATGCTTTTCGAAGACGGTTCAGCGTTGAGATTGCCACTGAGCGGCGATGTATTCGGCGCAACGTTCAAGAGCTAGATCAGCCCGCTGGGCAATCGCTGCTCATGTCTGCTATCAGCAATAAATCATTACTTCGCACAATAAATATTATGTCCAATATTTCCAGTCCGCTATTTTCCTGGCTGAAGTGTCGGAGTGTCGGCGTGCTTATGCACCCGACTAGTCTTCCTGGCGCTCAAGGTATCGGGGTTTTGAATAGCGCGGTTGATGACTGGCTCGAATTACTTGCAGCAGCTGGTATTCGTTACTGGCAGGTATGCCCACTTGGGCCGACTGGCTATGGGGACTCACCCTACCAATGTTTTTCGGCGTTTGCTGGAAACCCCTATCTCATCGACTTGAACGCACTCGTGCGCGCTGAGCTACTTTCTGATGCCGACCTAGCCCCGCTGACTGCTCTGCCCCGAGATCATGTCGATTTTGGCTGGCTTTATGTGACGAAGTGGCCGGCCCTTTTCCGAGCTTACACGAATTTTAAGACAAAACCTAGCCAACCGCTGCCCTATGGGGATTTCGAGCGGTTTCGCGCTGAGCAGCGCGACTGGCTGGAGCCGTTTGGGCTTTTTCAGGCGCTCAAGGATCATCACCATCCCAAGCCTTGGTGGGAATGGCCTGATAGCGTTCGCTTCTTCAAAAAGGCGCAGTCTTCACGGCTTCCTGATTCAGTTTATGAGCGCGCGGAAGCTCATGCATTTTTCCAGTACTTGTTTTTCGGACAGTGGCGTGAAGTTCGCCAAAAGGCCCAGCGGCTCGGTATCGAGATCATCGGCGACGCCCCGATTTTTGTGGCCCGCGATAGTGCGGATGTCTGGTCGAATCCCGAGCTCTTCCAAATCGACCGGACCAGTGGGCAGCCGGTTTTTGTGGCAGGAGTTCCCCCGGATTACTTTTCGGCGGATGGCCAGCTTTGGGGGAATCCGCTCTATGCGTGGGAGTCCCATGCACTGGATGGATACCGCTGGTGGCTCAGTCGGCTGCGGACCAATTTTCAGGTTTGCGATGTGCTTCGCATCGATCACTTCCGGGCCTTCGATACTTATTGGTCGATTCCTGCCATCGCGAAGACGGCAAAAACCGGCTCTTGGAAGCCCGGCCCTGGAACCGCGTTTTTCCAGGCGATAAAAGAAGCTATGCCGGACGCCCGCTTGATCGCGGAAGACCTGGGAGAGCTTATGCCGTCTGTCGTGGATCTGCGTGAAGCGACCGGGCTTCCCGGCATGGCCATCTTGCAGTTCGCCTTTGGCGGCGATGCGCAAAACGCCTACCTGCCCCACAACCAGCGCGCCAACAGCGTCGTCTACCCAGGTACTCACGACAACGATGCAACGCTTGGCTGGTATCACTCGACCGACGAAAAGACTAGGGATCATGTACGGCGCTATTTTCGCGTTAGCGGCGCAGAGGCTGGCTGGGATTTTATCCGCGCCAGCTATGCGTCAGTCGCCAACCTGGCGGTGATTCCGTTGCAGGATTTACTCAGCCTGGGTGCCGAGGCCCGCTTTAACACGCCTGGCGTGGCGGCAGGCAACTGGCAGTGGCGTTATCAGACCGCCCAATTATCTGCACTGCGCTCACAATCAGCTGACTACTTGATGGAACTTGGCGTGCTGTACGGGCGGACGTCTGAAGCGAAAAGCTGA
- a CDS encoding dihydroorotate dehydrogenase-like protein, translated as MNMQVDYLGLKLAHPIVPGASPFCDNLDQVRRLEDAGAPAIVMHSLFEEQILQEATAHELYREPAEESFSEAASFFPKPQEFVLGPEQYLEQIGRIKAAVNLPVIASLNGSHPGGWVNYAKLIEQAGAAALELNVYFLPSDPAVTGAEVDWRLIEVVRSVKAAVKIPVAVKLSPFYSSLPQLAAQLHDLGADGLIMFNRFYQPDFDVENLEVRARLELSTPAELQMRLHWTAILAGRVPIPLIVSGGVHGPVDVVKAIMAGANAVQVVSCLLKHGPGYLATLLREFRQFMEEQDYRSVEQMRGSLSLKHCPNPDAFERTNYLRTLQMWRA; from the coding sequence ATGAACATGCAGGTTGATTATCTCGGTTTGAAACTGGCGCATCCTATCGTGCCGGGCGCGTCGCCCTTCTGCGACAATCTCGACCAGGTGCGCCGGTTGGAAGACGCGGGCGCGCCGGCGATCGTGATGCACTCGCTTTTCGAGGAGCAGATTTTGCAGGAAGCCACGGCGCATGAGTTGTACCGCGAACCTGCGGAGGAGAGCTTTTCGGAGGCGGCGTCGTTTTTCCCGAAGCCGCAGGAGTTCGTGCTGGGGCCGGAGCAGTACCTGGAGCAGATCGGACGCATCAAAGCGGCGGTGAATCTGCCGGTGATTGCATCGCTCAACGGGTCGCATCCGGGCGGGTGGGTGAATTACGCGAAGCTGATCGAGCAGGCGGGCGCGGCGGCGCTGGAGTTGAACGTTTATTTCCTGCCGTCCGATCCGGCGGTGACGGGCGCGGAGGTGGACTGGCGGTTGATCGAAGTGGTGCGCAGCGTGAAGGCGGCGGTGAAGATCCCGGTGGCGGTGAAGCTGTCGCCGTTTTATTCGTCGCTGCCGCAGCTGGCGGCGCAGTTGCACGATCTGGGGGCGGACGGGTTGATTATGTTCAACCGGTTTTATCAGCCGGATTTCGATGTGGAAAATCTGGAGGTGCGCGCGCGGCTGGAGTTGTCCACGCCGGCGGAGTTGCAGATGCGGCTGCACTGGACGGCGATCCTGGCGGGGCGCGTGCCGATTCCGTTGATCGTGAGCGGAGGTGTACACGGGCCGGTCGATGTCGTGAAAGCGATCATGGCCGGTGCGAACGCGGTGCAGGTGGTGTCGTGTCTGCTCAAGCATGGGCCGGGCTACCTCGCGACGTTGCTGCGGGAGTTCCGGCAGTTTATGGAGGAGCAGGATTACCGCTCGGTGGAGCAGATGCGTGGAAGCCTGAGCCTGAAGCATTGCCCGAATCCGGACGCGTTCGAGCGGACGAATTATCTGCGGACGCTGCAGATGTGGCGCGCGTGA
- a CDS encoding HPF/RaiA family ribosome-associated protein, with the protein MSAKTFINVLRFELSPDTRRQIQSSVDPLFKHARPVSRVDVTIEGEYTDNTRILYNITVRAQLPDEVLFELKQGDKMLTTVQAAVIAIEERLREHSPLSST; encoded by the coding sequence ATGAGCGCCAAAACATTCATCAACGTTCTCCGCTTCGAGCTTTCGCCCGACACCCGCCGACAGATCCAGTCGTCCGTCGATCCTCTCTTCAAACACGCGCGCCCGGTTAGCCGCGTCGATGTCACCATCGAAGGGGAATACACCGACAACACCCGCATCCTCTATAACATTACCGTGCGAGCCCAGTTGCCGGACGAAGTCCTCTTCGAATTGAAACAAGGCGACAAAATGCTCACCACCGTCCAGGCTGCGGTCATTGCTATCGAAGAGCGGCTGCGTGAACACTCCCCGCTGTCATCGACCTGA
- the pdxH gene encoding pyridoxamine 5'-phosphate oxidase — MQTPPLQLFANWFSEAKECAGIADASAMALATADAGGRPSVRMVLLKQFDERGFVFYTNLESPKACDLAGNPRAALCFHWAPLGRQVRLEGAVTPVEEKEADAYFATRPRLSQLGAWASRQSRPMGHRYALEAAVAWAGARYGSGAVPRPPHWSGFRVVPLRMEFWREGAFRHHERSLYVRSGDSGDWGHEWVYP; from the coding sequence ATGCAGACGCCGCCGCTCCAGCTTTTTGCGAACTGGTTTTCCGAAGCGAAGGAATGCGCGGGGATCGCGGATGCGTCGGCGATGGCGCTGGCGACGGCGGATGCGGGCGGGCGACCATCGGTGCGGATGGTGTTGTTGAAGCAGTTCGACGAGCGGGGATTCGTTTTCTACACGAACCTGGAGAGTCCGAAAGCGTGCGACCTGGCGGGGAATCCGCGCGCGGCGCTGTGTTTTCACTGGGCGCCGCTCGGACGGCAGGTGAGGTTGGAAGGGGCGGTGACGCCGGTGGAGGAAAAGGAGGCGGATGCGTATTTCGCGACGCGGCCGAGGCTGAGCCAGCTCGGGGCGTGGGCGTCGAGGCAGTCGCGGCCGATGGGGCATCGTTACGCGCTGGAGGCGGCGGTGGCGTGGGCTGGTGCGCGTTATGGGAGCGGCGCGGTGCCGAGGCCGCCGCACTGGTCTGGTTTCCGGGTGGTGCCGCTGAGGATGGAGTTTTGGAGGGAAGGCGCGTTCCGGCATCACGAGCGGTCGTTGTATGTGAGGAGCGGTGACAGCGGGGATTGGGGGCACGAGTGGGTTTATCCGTGA
- a CDS encoding 6-pyruvoyl trahydropterin synthase family protein, with protein sequence MPYRICKVFSVENGHILSKHPGKCRFPHGHSRRIEVVVEADELDANDMVCDFKQVSALIGGFIETFDHAMCLNTADAHYPLYRAAYERVVAFENQDPTSELMARRVFEKMKAELETSPEAVARRVRVRRIRMHETATSWAEYEG encoded by the coding sequence ATGCCTTATCGGATCTGCAAAGTTTTCTCGGTGGAGAACGGACACATCCTGTCGAAGCATCCGGGGAAGTGCCGGTTTCCGCATGGGCACAGCCGGCGGATCGAGGTGGTGGTCGAGGCGGACGAACTCGATGCGAACGACATGGTGTGCGACTTCAAGCAGGTGAGCGCGTTGATCGGCGGGTTCATCGAGACGTTCGACCACGCGATGTGCCTGAACACGGCGGACGCGCATTATCCGCTGTACCGGGCGGCGTACGAGCGGGTGGTGGCGTTCGAGAATCAGGATCCGACGAGCGAGCTGATGGCGCGGCGGGTTTTCGAGAAGATGAAGGCGGAATTGGAGACGTCGCCCGAGGCGGTGGCGCGGCGTGTGCGCGTACGAAGAATCCGGATGCACGAGACGGCTACTAGCTGGGCGGAGTACGAAGGCTGA